The proteins below come from a single Saccharopolyspora sp. SCSIO 74807 genomic window:
- a CDS encoding DUF397 domain-containing protein, producing the protein MSQLIWRTSSRSNQVECVEVALSDEVVAVRDSKDRGGGHFAVSGGKWQNFLRGLKNGRYDG; encoded by the coding sequence TTGAGTCAGCTCATCTGGCGCACCAGCAGCCGCTCTAATCAGGTCGAATGCGTTGAGGTCGCGCTCTCCGACGAAGTGGTCGCCGTCCGCGACTCGAAGGATCGCGGTGGCGGCCACTTCGCCGTCTCCGGCGGCAAGTGGCAGAACTTCCTGCGCGGCTTGAAGAACGGCCGCTACGACGGCTGA
- a CDS encoding nuclear transport factor 2 family protein — translation MPEDRPPYPPFTQEAALQKVQAAEDAWNTRDPHQVAMAYTPDSTWRNRDIFVRGREEIIAFLTRKWERELDYALRKSLWGFRENRIAVRFQYECHDAEGQRWRSYGNELWEFDEHGLMRRREASINDVAITEADRRIHGPRPTGEYGVDIPLR, via the coding sequence ATGCCGGAAGATCGTCCGCCGTACCCGCCGTTCACGCAGGAGGCGGCCCTGCAGAAGGTCCAGGCAGCTGAAGATGCATGGAACACCCGTGACCCGCACCAGGTGGCCATGGCCTACACGCCGGACTCGACGTGGCGGAACCGTGACATCTTCGTCCGCGGCCGCGAGGAGATCATCGCGTTCCTGACCCGGAAGTGGGAGCGCGAACTGGACTACGCGCTGCGTAAGAGCCTCTGGGGCTTCCGCGAAAATCGAATCGCTGTCCGCTTCCAGTACGAGTGTCACGACGCAGAAGGCCAGCGATGGCGCAGCTACGGCAACGAACTGTGGGAGTTCGACGAGCACGGACTCATGCGGCGCCGCGAGGCGAGCATCAACGACGTCGCTATCACTGAAGCCGATCGGCGCATCCACGGCCCCCGGCCCACGGGCGAGTACGGCGTCGACATCCCACTCCGGTAG
- a CDS encoding ATP-binding cassette domain-containing protein, with product MITVENLSKSFRGESRAGAVALDDVSLEVPAGSVCGVVGPSDAGKSALARCVGLLDKPDRGAVKIDGTNLSALDGAALRAARRHIGVVPDGDSLLRQRTAAGNVALPLEAAEMPGPQRRARVAELLDLVGMTDKAPLHPEQLTDGQRRRVAVARALAAKPSVLVADEPTAGLDSSTAEAVLTVLDRARSELGATVLLTTGDTAVVRRIADEAVVLDGGRVVEQGKVLDLVSEPGSRLGTSLLPEAGSGRRHDVVAEVVLVGFAAVGALLPEAAGRFGVDLAVLGGGMTRLGDTPVAKFRIGLTGERSEAALKWMVDRDAQVRRTPVSVEGVAA from the coding sequence ATGATCACTGTCGAGAACCTGAGCAAATCCTTCCGCGGCGAATCCCGCGCAGGCGCCGTCGCGCTCGACGACGTGTCCCTGGAGGTCCCCGCCGGGTCGGTGTGCGGCGTGGTCGGTCCCAGCGATGCGGGCAAGTCCGCCCTCGCCCGCTGCGTCGGGTTGCTGGACAAGCCGGACCGCGGTGCCGTGAAGATCGACGGGACGAACCTCTCCGCGCTGGACGGCGCCGCGCTGCGCGCCGCCCGCAGACACATCGGCGTGGTCCCGGACGGCGACTCGCTGCTGCGCCAGCGCACCGCCGCGGGCAACGTGGCGCTGCCGCTGGAAGCCGCCGAGATGCCCGGGCCGCAACGCCGCGCCCGCGTCGCCGAACTGCTCGACCTGGTCGGCATGACCGACAAGGCGCCGCTGCACCCGGAACAGCTGACCGACGGCCAGCGGCGGCGGGTCGCGGTCGCCCGCGCGCTCGCGGCCAAGCCCTCGGTCCTGGTGGCCGACGAGCCGACCGCCGGGTTGGACTCGTCGACCGCGGAGGCGGTGCTGACGGTGCTCGACCGCGCGCGCTCCGAGCTGGGTGCCACGGTGCTGTTGACCACTGGGGACACCGCCGTGGTGCGGCGCATCGCCGACGAGGCGGTGGTCCTCGACGGCGGCCGGGTCGTCGAGCAGGGCAAGGTGCTCGACCTGGTCTCCGAGCCGGGCAGCCGCCTCGGCACCAGCTTGCTGCCGGAGGCCGGATCCGGCCGCAGGCACGACGTGGTCGCCGAGGTGGTGCTGGTCGGTTTCGCCGCCGTCGGCGCGCTGCTGCCGGAAGCGGCCGGGCGGTTCGGCGTGGACCTGGCCGTGCTGGGCGGCGGCATGACGCGGCTCGGGGACACGCCGGTGGCGAAGTTCCGCATCGGGCTCACCGGTGAGCGCTCCGAGGCCGCGCTGAAGTGGATGGTCGACCGGGACGCGCAGGTGCGCCGCACTCCGGTCAGCGTCGAAGGCGTGGCCGCCTGA
- a CDS encoding resuscitation-promoting factor — protein sequence MNGRGIPGAHASNSRGNTGRDHGYWADSLEPVTDWFTPVSKEQPTAVGVLDRPVELDRESDLEITADHGFAPISGGNYPAADHPSFPPGTLDITPDDVFEALGPQADEMLATADIDVDELIRLVNAETVVLPPLVLPDDVPETDAEGNPAPEFVEAVTDWKQRFLKGAVAAVIVTLAGSGGAAAAMDKSVTVEVDGQERQVNTYDSTVGEVLQEEGINVGPHDALSPSPQAQVGHNDTITLDRGRLVKMTVDGQPREEWVRSVTVDQALRQLGVPADGAFVSADRNMEVPEQGMDLTVNTAKDITVTDGGEAPRQLTTTAVTVDDLVKEQKLQLGPEDHITPGGDQKITDGAQVQINRTGSKVVNLTQPVQPPVQEIVDDSMFQGEEKVEKQGTPGEKIVFTRITTKNGEETGREAVGEKITKEATPTVKRVGGKEPPNSAIWDKLVQCEAGGNWAINSGNGYYGGLQFDKQTWSAFGGDQFAAYPHQASREQQIQVATKVRDSRGGGYGAWPGCSSKLGLS from the coding sequence GTGAACGGACGCGGCATTCCCGGTGCCCATGCCAGCAATTCCCGCGGCAATACCGGCCGGGACCACGGCTACTGGGCCGATTCGCTTGAACCGGTTACGGACTGGTTCACCCCGGTGAGCAAGGAGCAGCCCACCGCGGTCGGCGTGCTGGACCGGCCGGTCGAACTCGATCGCGAGAGCGATCTGGAGATCACCGCCGACCACGGCTTCGCCCCCATCAGCGGCGGGAACTACCCCGCCGCCGACCACCCCAGCTTCCCGCCGGGAACACTGGACATCACCCCGGACGACGTCTTCGAGGCGCTCGGGCCGCAGGCCGACGAGATGCTCGCCACCGCCGACATCGACGTGGACGAGCTGATCCGGCTGGTCAACGCCGAAACCGTCGTGCTGCCGCCGCTGGTGCTGCCGGACGACGTGCCGGAGACCGACGCCGAGGGCAACCCGGCACCGGAGTTCGTCGAAGCCGTCACCGACTGGAAGCAGCGCTTCCTCAAGGGCGCGGTCGCCGCGGTGATCGTCACCCTGGCCGGCTCCGGCGGTGCCGCCGCGGCCATGGACAAGTCCGTGACCGTCGAGGTGGACGGCCAGGAGCGCCAGGTCAACACCTACGACTCCACCGTGGGTGAAGTCCTGCAGGAAGAGGGCATCAACGTCGGCCCGCACGACGCGCTGAGCCCGTCCCCGCAGGCCCAGGTCGGGCACAACGACACGATCACGCTGGACCGCGGCCGGCTGGTGAAGATGACCGTGGACGGCCAGCCCCGCGAGGAGTGGGTGCGGTCGGTGACCGTCGACCAGGCGCTGCGCCAGCTCGGCGTGCCCGCCGACGGCGCGTTCGTCTCGGCCGACCGGAACATGGAAGTGCCCGAGCAGGGCATGGACCTCACGGTCAACACCGCCAAGGACATCACCGTCACCGACGGCGGCGAGGCGCCGCGGCAGCTGACCACCACCGCGGTCACCGTCGACGACCTGGTCAAGGAGCAGAAGCTCCAGCTCGGGCCGGAGGACCACATCACCCCCGGCGGCGACCAGAAGATCACCGACGGCGCGCAGGTGCAGATCAACCGCACCGGCAGCAAGGTGGTCAACCTGACGCAGCCGGTGCAGCCGCCCGTGCAGGAGATCGTCGACGACTCGATGTTCCAGGGCGAGGAGAAGGTCGAGAAGCAGGGCACGCCCGGCGAGAAGATCGTCTTCACCCGCATCACCACCAAGAACGGTGAGGAGACCGGGCGCGAGGCGGTCGGCGAGAAGATCACGAAGGAAGCCACGCCGACGGTCAAGCGCGTCGGTGGCAAGGAACCGCCGAACAGCGCCATCTGGGACAAGCTGGTGCAGTGCGAGGCCGGCGGGAACTGGGCCATCAACAGCGGCAACGGCTACTACGGCGGCCTGCAGTTCGACAAGCAGACCTGGAGCGCCTTCGGCGGCGACCAGTTCGCGGCCTATCCGCACCAGGCCAGCCGGGAGCAGCAGATCCAGGTCGCGACCAAGGTTCGCGACTCGCGCGGCGGCGGCTACGGCGCTTGGCCGGGCTGCTCCTCCAAGCTCGGTCTGAGCTGA
- a CDS encoding DUF4185 domain-containing protein: MARVQGVTRIGRITGEDSCNATSSRFGFTATDLGIMWDDGRGGVLIAFGDTYGAEWGGNGAGPKHADWRCNVLARSTSEDLDTGLEFDWVVQREDGAAGQFLPRDPKARENTIIPTAGICVGGRNYLHYMSVRRWGVPGVWHTNYGALAYSDDGGRTWTKSDAAIWPNRGQRALRRFRRRDQGGHPFQLIAFAGALDGYVHLLGTPSGRFGSGHLARAPEGDLLDPAGYEYWTGSGWGTDPFAAAPVLSAPVAELSVQYNSHFGRWFAVHLDEHRAAIVLRTAEELTGPWSKGEVLTTGSEYPALYGGFQHPWAADRPAIYCTMTQWRPYNVDLFRADLA; this comes from the coding sequence ATGGCGCGGGTGCAGGGCGTGACGCGGATCGGCCGGATCACCGGTGAGGATTCCTGCAACGCCACGAGCAGCAGGTTCGGCTTCACCGCGACCGATCTCGGGATCATGTGGGACGACGGGCGCGGCGGCGTGCTGATCGCGTTCGGCGACACCTACGGCGCGGAGTGGGGCGGCAACGGCGCGGGGCCGAAGCACGCGGACTGGCGGTGCAACGTGCTGGCCCGCTCGACCAGCGAAGATCTCGACACCGGGCTCGAATTCGACTGGGTCGTGCAGCGCGAAGACGGCGCGGCCGGGCAATTCCTGCCCCGCGATCCGAAGGCGCGCGAGAACACGATCATTCCGACCGCGGGGATCTGCGTCGGCGGACGCAACTACCTGCACTACATGTCCGTGCGGCGCTGGGGAGTGCCCGGCGTGTGGCACACCAACTACGGCGCACTGGCCTACTCTGACGACGGCGGCCGCACCTGGACCAAGTCGGACGCGGCGATCTGGCCGAACCGCGGGCAACGCGCGCTGCGCCGATTCCGCCGCCGCGACCAGGGCGGCCACCCGTTCCAGTTGATCGCCTTCGCGGGCGCGCTCGACGGGTACGTGCACCTGCTGGGCACGCCCAGCGGCCGCTTCGGCTCCGGCCACCTCGCCCGCGCGCCCGAAGGCGACCTGCTCGACCCGGCCGGCTACGAGTACTGGACCGGTAGCGGCTGGGGCACCGACCCGTTCGCCGCGGCGCCCGTGCTCAGCGCTCCGGTCGCCGAACTGTCCGTGCAGTACAACTCCCACTTCGGCCGCTGGTTCGCGGTGCACCTGGACGAACACCGCGCAGCGATCGTGCTGCGCACCGCCGAAGAACTCACCGGCCCCTGGTCGAAAGGCGAGGTGCTGACCACGGGCTCCGAGTATCCGGCGCTCTACGGCGGTTTCCAGCACCCGTGGGCCGCGGACCGACCCGCGATCTACTGCACGATGACGCAGTGGCGCCCCTACAACGTCGATCTGTTCCGCGCCGACCTCGCCTGA
- the rsmI gene encoding 16S rRNA (cytidine(1402)-2'-O)-methyltransferase, with amino-acid sequence MDLESGSGTLVLAATPLGDARDASARLVEALSSAGVVAAEDTRRVRALASSLGVHPAGKVISYYEAVEAARAPQLLDALRDGKNVLLVTDAGMPSVSDPGYRLVSACAAEGLPVTCLPGPSAVTTALAVSGLPSDRFCFEGFPPRKPGERRRFLGRLVAEQRTCVFFEAPHRLADTLADAASVLGADRAAAVCRELTKTYEEVKRADLGELASWAADGVRGEITVVLAGAAPASQDPDELVPQVEERAADGMRLKDAVAEVAELSGLRKNDLYNAVLAARR; translated from the coding sequence ATGGACCTCGAATCCGGATCGGGCACGTTGGTGCTCGCCGCGACTCCGCTCGGTGATGCGCGGGACGCCTCGGCGCGGCTGGTGGAGGCGCTGTCCTCGGCGGGAGTGGTGGCGGCCGAGGACACCCGCCGCGTGCGTGCGCTGGCGAGTTCGCTCGGCGTGCACCCGGCCGGGAAGGTCATCAGCTATTACGAGGCGGTGGAAGCAGCGCGCGCTCCGCAGCTGCTCGATGCGTTGCGGGACGGCAAGAACGTGCTGCTGGTCACCGACGCCGGGATGCCGAGCGTGTCCGATCCGGGCTATCGGCTGGTGTCCGCGTGCGCCGCCGAGGGGCTGCCGGTGACGTGCCTGCCCGGCCCGTCCGCGGTGACGACCGCGCTGGCGGTGTCCGGATTGCCGTCCGATCGGTTCTGCTTCGAGGGATTCCCACCGCGCAAGCCGGGGGAGCGGCGGCGCTTCTTAGGCCGCCTGGTCGCCGAGCAGCGCACCTGCGTGTTCTTCGAGGCCCCGCACCGCCTCGCCGACACGCTCGCCGACGCGGCGTCGGTGCTCGGCGCCGACCGCGCGGCAGCGGTGTGCCGGGAGCTCACCAAGACCTACGAAGAGGTGAAGCGGGCCGATCTCGGCGAACTGGCGTCGTGGGCCGCCGATGGAGTACGCGGCGAGATCACCGTGGTGCTCGCGGGCGCCGCCCCGGCCTCCCAAGACCCCGACGAGCTGGTCCCGCAGGTCGAGGAACGCGCCGCCGACGGGATGCGCCTCAAAGACGCCGTCGCGGAGGTCGCCGAACTCTCCGGCCTGCGCAAGAACGACCTCTACAACGCGGTGCTGGCTGCGCGGCGCTGA
- a CDS encoding helix-turn-helix transcriptional regulator → MNPEENMKRSERLRQLGVGAQLKEMRHNSGMSTRKVAGALGISPASVNRNEIGQRVPGQDEITALCALYGVTGDLKKALLDHAAESVDTAAWVERGRITDELASLVVLESKATEITCVATSLVPGLAQTAEYSRLIIDGSPVEPDDIERRVKTRLGRQAVLSRPDGPRIKMVLEEGVLHRTLGDSRVWRDQLFQLIRLQGQANVSIRVLASGVAARPANNAFSMYQLGDGAPYVFVETEGAGVFVTDPSEVTPFVTTSQVLDRAALSEDESGELIRNVAEGFHLESAHLAHQQPL, encoded by the coding sequence GTGAATCCGGAGGAGAACATGAAGCGTTCGGAGCGGCTGCGCCAGCTCGGAGTCGGCGCGCAGCTCAAGGAGATGCGGCACAACAGCGGTATGAGCACCCGGAAGGTCGCGGGCGCGCTGGGAATCTCGCCCGCGTCGGTCAATCGCAACGAGATCGGGCAGCGGGTGCCCGGACAGGACGAGATCACCGCGCTGTGCGCGCTGTACGGCGTGACCGGTGATCTCAAGAAAGCGCTGCTGGATCATGCGGCGGAGTCCGTGGACACGGCGGCCTGGGTGGAGCGCGGCCGGATCACCGACGAACTGGCGAGTCTCGTCGTGCTGGAGAGCAAGGCAACCGAGATCACTTGCGTCGCAACCTCGTTGGTACCTGGTCTCGCCCAGACCGCGGAATACTCCCGTTTGATCATCGACGGTTCGCCGGTCGAGCCGGACGACATCGAACGCAGGGTCAAGACCCGGCTCGGCCGCCAGGCGGTCTTGTCCCGGCCGGACGGACCGCGCATCAAGATGGTTCTGGAAGAAGGCGTCCTGCATCGAACGCTGGGCGACTCGCGCGTCTGGCGTGACCAGCTGTTTCAGTTGATCAGGTTGCAAGGTCAGGCGAACGTGAGCATCCGGGTGCTTGCCTCCGGGGTTGCCGCGCGGCCCGCGAACAACGCGTTCTCGATGTACCAGCTGGGCGACGGTGCACCTTATGTCTTCGTGGAAACGGAGGGAGCAGGCGTGTTCGTGACAGATCCTTCTGAGGTCACGCCCTTTGTGACAACCTCTCAGGTGCTCGATCGGGCAGCGCTGAGCGAAGACGAGTCCGGCGAGCTCATCAGGAACGTCGCCGAAGGGTTCCATCTTGAGTCAGCTCATCTGGCGCACCAGCAGCCGCTCTAA
- a CDS encoding TatD family hydrolase, translating to MSKKDRSQRPPVPEALPAPAVDAHTHLDACGATSAEDVRAVLDRAESAGIGRVVTVADDIDAARWAVEASTWDSRVFAAAALHPTRAKDFTEADQRVLEDLVTRDRVVAVGETGLDYYWDFSPPQPQQEAFRWHIDLAKRCGKPLMIHDREAHQDILRILTEEGAPETVIFHCFSGDAEFARACVDRGFVLSFAGTATFRNAKDLREAAALVPVEQLLVETDAPFLTPHPFRGRPNEPYCVNYTLRDLAELRGVDLAELIVATTATAERVFALDPVIAA from the coding sequence GTGAGCAAGAAGGACAGAAGCCAGCGGCCGCCGGTTCCGGAGGCGTTGCCCGCCCCCGCGGTCGACGCGCACACCCACCTGGACGCCTGCGGCGCGACGAGCGCCGAGGACGTGCGAGCGGTGCTGGACCGCGCCGAGTCCGCGGGCATCGGCCGGGTCGTGACCGTCGCCGACGACATCGACGCCGCCCGCTGGGCCGTCGAAGCGTCCACTTGGGACAGCCGGGTGTTCGCCGCGGCCGCGCTGCACCCCACCCGCGCGAAGGACTTCACCGAAGCCGACCAGCGGGTGCTGGAGGACCTGGTCACCCGCGACCGCGTCGTCGCGGTCGGCGAGACCGGCCTGGACTACTACTGGGACTTCTCCCCGCCGCAGCCGCAGCAGGAAGCCTTCCGCTGGCACATCGACCTGGCCAAGCGCTGCGGGAAGCCGCTGATGATCCACGACCGGGAAGCGCATCAGGACATCCTGCGCATCCTCACCGAGGAAGGCGCCCCGGAGACGGTGATCTTCCACTGCTTCTCCGGCGACGCCGAGTTCGCCCGCGCCTGCGTCGACCGCGGGTTCGTGCTCTCGTTCGCGGGCACCGCGACGTTCCGCAACGCGAAGGACCTGCGCGAGGCCGCCGCCCTGGTGCCGGTCGAGCAGCTGCTGGTGGAGACCGACGCGCCGTTCCTCACCCCGCACCCGTTCCGCGGGCGGCCGAACGAGCCTTACTGCGTCAATTACACCCTTCGGGATCTTGCCGAGCTACGCGGAGTCGATCTGGCGGAACTGATCGTGGCTACGACTGCCACCGCCGAGCGGGTCTTCGCTCTCGATCCGGTGATCGCCGCCTGA
- the rsmA gene encoding 16S rRNA (adenine(1518)-N(6)/adenine(1519)-N(6))-dimethyltransferase RsmA: MESDADRARLLGPADVRRLAEDLGIRPTKKLGQNFVHDPNTVRRIVGAAGLTADDVVLEIGPGLGSLTLALLSAARGVVAVEVDPALAERLPRTAAEFAPGLADRLRVLSADALRVHADDFAADPPTALVANLPYNVAVPVVLHLLAELPSLRKGLVMVQSEVADRLAAKPGGRTYGLPSAKAAWFAEVRRAGPVPRTVFWPVPNVDSGLVSFSRTDPPSSADRAEVFRVLDAAFAQRRKTLRAALSGWAGSAARAEELLRAAGVDPTARGEQLTVEDFARVAAAGAESVR, encoded by the coding sequence GTGGAAAGTGACGCGGACAGGGCGCGGTTGCTGGGGCCCGCCGATGTTCGCCGGCTGGCGGAGGACCTGGGGATCCGCCCCACCAAGAAGCTCGGCCAGAACTTCGTGCACGACCCGAACACCGTGCGCCGCATCGTCGGCGCCGCCGGGCTCACGGCCGACGACGTGGTCCTGGAGATCGGCCCCGGATTGGGCTCGCTCACGCTGGCGCTGCTGTCGGCGGCGCGCGGGGTCGTCGCGGTGGAGGTCGATCCCGCGCTCGCGGAGCGGCTGCCGCGCACGGCGGCCGAGTTCGCCCCGGGCCTCGCGGACCGCCTCCGAGTGCTCAGCGCCGACGCGTTGCGGGTGCACGCCGACGACTTCGCAGCAGACCCGCCGACCGCGCTGGTGGCGAACCTGCCGTACAACGTCGCCGTGCCGGTGGTGCTGCACCTGCTGGCGGAGCTGCCGTCGCTGCGCAAGGGCCTGGTGATGGTGCAGTCCGAGGTCGCCGACCGGCTCGCGGCGAAACCCGGCGGCCGCACTTACGGGCTCCCGAGCGCGAAAGCGGCGTGGTTCGCCGAGGTGCGCCGCGCGGGCCCGGTGCCGCGGACCGTGTTCTGGCCGGTGCCGAACGTGGATTCGGGCCTGGTTTCGTTCTCCCGCACCGATCCGCCGTCGAGCGCGGACCGCGCCGAGGTGTTCCGCGTGCTGGACGCCGCGTTCGCGCAGCGGCGCAAGACGTTGCGGGCGGCGCTGTCCGGATGGGCCGGTTCGGCGGCGCGTGCCGAGGAGTTGTTGCGCGCGGCCGGGGTCGATCCGACGGCTCGCGGCGAGCAGCTCACGGTCGAAGATTTCGCCCGGGTGGCCGCAGCGGGCGCCGAATCCGTGCGCTGA
- a CDS encoding 4-(cytidine 5'-diphospho)-2-C-methyl-D-erythritol kinase has translation MVPTPITVRVPAKVNLHLAVGDARPDGYHELVTVFQALSLTDEVTVHSADEPGIDVRGDGADSVPTGQSNLAWTAVRLLAEHSGRDPEEPGVQVSIRKGIPVAGGMAGGSADAAAALLALNTLWRLEIGRDELSDIAAKIGSDVPFALQGGTALGTGRGERLVPVLARHTFHWVIALDRRGLETPGVYGELDRLRADTGPNRVGEVEPLLEALASGDPNQLALLLGNDLQSAAVSLRPNLRRTLRAGVEAGALAGIVSGSGPTCAFLCTDNDSAVRVAAELSGAGVCRTVRVAQGPVPGARIIGDDRADRPTPPQVHA, from the coding sequence GTGGTACCCACCCCCATCACCGTGCGTGTTCCGGCCAAGGTGAACCTGCACCTGGCGGTCGGCGACGCTCGCCCGGACGGTTACCACGAGCTGGTCACCGTCTTCCAGGCCTTGTCGCTGACCGACGAGGTCACCGTGCACAGCGCCGACGAGCCGGGCATCGACGTCCGCGGCGACGGCGCCGACTCGGTGCCGACCGGGCAGAGCAACCTGGCGTGGACGGCGGTGCGGCTGCTGGCCGAGCACTCCGGCCGCGACCCGGAAGAGCCGGGCGTGCAGGTCTCGATCCGCAAGGGCATCCCGGTGGCCGGCGGAATGGCGGGCGGCAGCGCCGACGCCGCGGCCGCGCTGCTGGCGCTGAACACGCTGTGGCGCCTGGAGATCGGGCGCGACGAGCTCAGCGACATCGCCGCCAAGATCGGCAGCGATGTGCCGTTCGCGTTGCAGGGCGGCACCGCGCTGGGCACCGGCCGCGGCGAGCGGCTCGTGCCGGTTCTCGCCAGGCACACCTTCCACTGGGTGATCGCGCTGGACCGCCGCGGCCTGGAAACCCCCGGTGTGTACGGCGAGCTGGACCGGTTGCGCGCCGACACCGGGCCGAACCGGGTCGGCGAGGTCGAGCCGCTGCTGGAGGCGCTGGCCTCCGGCGATCCGAACCAGCTGGCCCTGCTGCTGGGCAACGACCTGCAGTCCGCGGCGGTCTCGCTGCGCCCGAACCTGCGCCGCACGCTGCGCGCCGGCGTGGAGGCGGGCGCGCTGGCCGGGATCGTGTCCGGCTCCGGACCGACCTGCGCGTTCCTGTGCACCGACAACGACTCCGCGGTCCGGGTCGCCGCGGAACTGTCCGGCGCGGGCGTGTGCCGCACCGTCCGGGTCGCGCAGGGGCCGGTGCCGGGAGCCCGGATCATCGGCGACGACCGGGCCGACCGGCCCACGCCGCCGCAGGTGCACGCCTGA
- a CDS encoding ABC-F family ATP-binding cassette domain-containing protein, giving the protein MANLINLESVRKSYGERPLLDGVSIGIGAGERIGVVGLNGGGKTTLLEVVSGSEEPDSGRVSHQRDLRLAVVTQRTELPPGSTVRHAVLDPHGFTAEHEWAADARVRSVLTGLGMTRLGLDTPVADFSGGERRRVALAAALVRDLDVLVLDEPTNHLDVEGVRWLADHLMERRCALVIVTHDRWFLDTVCNRTWEVTQGRVEQYEGGYADWVYARAERARLAQQAEEKRQNLARKELAWLQRGAKARTSKPRFRVEAAEALIADVPPPRDTVELVTFAKRRLGKSVIELEDVDLRIADRTLLDDVTWRIGPGDRIGLVGVNGSGKTTLLRLIAGEREPDAGRRIEGKTVRLAHLTQELHDLPGNWRVLEAIEDVAERVQLGKYELTASQLGERFGFGKGRQWTPVGDLSGGERRRLQLARLLMSEPNVLVLDEPTNDLDIDTLQQLEDLLDGWPGTLVVVSHDRYLVERVCDTVLALFGDGRLTHLPGGIEEYLQRRHSLLAAGGGDVGKQAADVVEAKPDKLSGAEERAARKDLAKLERQLDKLGKREQELHARLAEAATEPDKLQSLGADLQALQQEKDDVEARWLELADQLD; this is encoded by the coding sequence ATGGCCAATCTGATCAACCTCGAATCGGTGCGCAAGAGCTACGGAGAGCGCCCGCTGCTGGACGGCGTCTCGATCGGCATCGGCGCCGGGGAGCGGATCGGCGTCGTCGGCCTCAACGGCGGCGGCAAGACGACGCTGCTGGAAGTGGTCTCCGGCAGCGAGGAACCGGACTCCGGCCGGGTCAGCCACCAGCGCGACCTGCGGCTGGCGGTGGTCACCCAGCGCACCGAACTGCCGCCGGGCTCGACGGTGCGCCACGCGGTGCTGGATCCGCACGGCTTCACCGCCGAGCACGAGTGGGCCGCCGACGCCCGGGTGCGTTCGGTGCTGACCGGGCTCGGCATGACCCGGCTCGGGCTGGACACCCCGGTCGCCGACTTCTCCGGTGGTGAGCGCCGCCGCGTCGCGCTGGCGGCCGCGCTGGTGCGCGACCTGGACGTGCTGGTGCTCGACGAGCCCACCAACCACCTCGACGTGGAGGGCGTGCGCTGGCTGGCCGACCACCTGATGGAACGCCGCTGCGCACTGGTGATCGTCACGCACGACCGCTGGTTCCTGGACACCGTGTGCAACCGCACCTGGGAGGTCACCCAGGGCAGGGTCGAGCAGTACGAAGGCGGCTACGCGGACTGGGTCTACGCCCGCGCGGAACGCGCGCGGCTGGCCCAGCAGGCCGAGGAGAAGCGGCAGAACCTGGCGCGCAAGGAACTCGCCTGGCTGCAGCGCGGCGCGAAGGCCCGCACCTCGAAACCGCGGTTCCGGGTGGAGGCAGCCGAAGCGCTCATCGCGGATGTCCCGCCGCCGCGCGACACCGTTGAGCTGGTCACCTTCGCCAAACGCCGGCTCGGCAAGTCCGTGATCGAGCTGGAGGACGTGGACCTGCGGATCGCCGATCGCACCCTGCTCGACGACGTGACCTGGCGGATCGGGCCGGGTGACCGGATCGGGCTGGTCGGCGTCAACGGCTCCGGCAAGACCACGTTGCTGCGGCTGATCGCAGGTGAGCGGGAGCCGGACGCGGGCAGGCGCATCGAGGGCAAGACGGTGCGGCTGGCGCACCTGACCCAGGAGCTGCACGACCTGCCGGGCAACTGGCGGGTGCTGGAGGCGATCGAGGACGTCGCCGAACGGGTGCAGCTGGGCAAGTACGAGCTCACCGCCTCCCAGCTCGGCGAACGGTTCGGGTTCGGCAAGGGCAGGCAGTGGACCCCGGTCGGCGACCTCTCCGGCGGTGAGCGGCGGCGGTTGCAGCTGGCGCGGCTGCTGATGTCCGAACCGAACGTGCTGGTGCTCGACGAGCCCACCAACGACCTCGACATCGACACCCTGCAGCAGCTCGAAGACCTGCTGGACGGCTGGCCGGGCACGCTCGTCGTGGTCTCGCACGACCGCTACCTGGTGGAGCGGGTGTGCGACACGGTGCTGGCGCTGTTCGGCGACGGCAGGCTCACCCACCTGCCCGGCGGCATCGAGGAGTACCTGCAGCGGCGGCATTCGCTGCTGGCCGCGGGTGGTGGCGACGTCGGCAAGCAGGCCGCGGACGTGGTCGAGGCGAAGCCGGACAAGCTCTCCGGCGCCGAGGAGCGGGCCGCGCGCAAGGACCTGGCGAAGCTGGAACGGCAGCTGGACAAGCTGGGCAAGCGGGAGCAGGAGCTGCACGCGCGGCTGGCCGAGGCCGCTACCGAGCCGGACAAGCTGCAATCGCTGGGCGCCGATCTGCAGGCGCTGCAGCAGGAGAAGGACGACGTGGAAGCCCGCTGGCTCGAACTGGCCGATCAGCTCGACTAG